One window of Nostoc sp. C052 genomic DNA carries:
- a CDS encoding AarF/ABC1/UbiB kinase family protein: MEQGYSDKAYRWNREKYSSRRRFVDIWSFVLTLLFKLWLYNKSWSYPGGVTEAKQATRRKIQAVWIRNTLLDLGPTFIKVGQLFSTRADIFPGEYVEELAKLQDKVPAFSYEQVEATIEKELGKKIPELFHNFEPIPLAAASLGQVHKAVLHTGESVVVKVQRPGLKKLFEIDLQILKGITRYFQNHPKWGRGRDWLGIYEECCRILWEEIDYLNEGRNADTFRRNFRGYDWVNVPRIYWRYATSRVLTLEYLPGIKISQYEALEAAGLDRKAIARQGAQAYLLQLLNSGFFHADPHPGNIAVSANGALIFYDFGMMGRIKSNVREGLMQTLFGIAQKDGDRVVQSLIDLGAIAPTDDMGPVRRSVQYMLDNFMDKPFENQSVAAISDDLYEIAYNQPFRFPATFTFVMRAFSTLEGVGKGLDPEFNFMEVAKPYAMQLMTDMNGSEGNSFLNELSRQAAQVSSTAFGLPRRLEDTLEKLEQGDMRLRVRSIETERLLRRQSSIQLSISYALLISGFTLSATILVVKDYVWLALLPGLIAVGLSVILIRLLSRLDRYDRMY; encoded by the coding sequence ATGGAACAAGGTTATTCAGATAAAGCATACCGTTGGAATCGGGAAAAATACTCTAGCAGACGGCGTTTTGTGGACATTTGGTCTTTTGTCTTGACCTTATTGTTCAAACTTTGGCTATACAACAAATCTTGGAGTTATCCGGGTGGTGTGACTGAGGCAAAGCAAGCTACAAGGCGCAAAATCCAAGCAGTCTGGATTCGCAATACCCTACTGGATTTAGGGCCAACCTTTATCAAAGTTGGGCAACTGTTTTCTACCCGTGCTGATATATTCCCTGGTGAATATGTAGAAGAACTAGCCAAGTTACAAGACAAAGTACCGGCATTTAGCTATGAGCAAGTAGAAGCGACCATTGAGAAAGAATTAGGCAAAAAAATTCCTGAACTCTTCCATAATTTTGAACCGATTCCCTTAGCTGCTGCTAGCTTAGGGCAAGTACACAAAGCTGTGCTGCATACTGGGGAATCGGTTGTTGTCAAGGTGCAACGTCCTGGACTAAAGAAGTTATTTGAAATAGATTTACAGATTCTCAAGGGAATTACCCGCTACTTTCAAAACCATCCCAAATGGGGACGGGGACGAGATTGGTTGGGTATTTACGAAGAATGTTGCCGCATTCTTTGGGAAGAAATTGATTATCTTAACGAAGGTCGTAACGCCGATACTTTCCGCCGGAACTTTCGCGGCTACGATTGGGTGAACGTCCCTAGAATATACTGGCGTTACGCAACTTCTAGAGTGCTGACTTTAGAATATCTCCCTGGAATTAAAATTAGCCAATACGAAGCTTTAGAAGCAGCAGGTTTAGATCGAAAGGCGATCGCTCGTCAAGGCGCTCAAGCTTACTTACTACAATTACTTAATAGTGGCTTTTTCCACGCCGATCCTCACCCAGGCAATATTGCCGTTAGTGCAAACGGTGCTTTGATATTCTACGATTTCGGGATGATGGGGCGGATTAAGTCCAACGTCCGCGAAGGACTGATGCAAACACTGTTTGGCATTGCTCAAAAAGATGGCGATCGCGTTGTCCAGTCTCTCATCGATTTAGGCGCGATCGCCCCAACCGATGATATGGGGCCAGTGCGGCGTTCTGTCCAGTATATGCTGGACAATTTCATGGATAAGCCCTTTGAGAACCAATCAGTCGCAGCAATCAGTGACGACCTTTACGAAATAGCTTATAATCAGCCATTTAGATTTCCAGCAACTTTCACTTTTGTGATGCGAGCCTTTTCTACCCTAGAAGGGGTAGGCAAAGGCTTAGATCCAGAATTTAACTTTATGGAAGTTGCCAAACCTTATGCAATGCAACTTATGACCGATATGAATGGTTCTGAGGGGAATAGCTTTCTTAACGAATTAAGTCGCCAAGCAGCTCAGGTAAGTAGTACCGCCTTTGGTCTACCACGTAGATTAGAGGATACACTAGAGAAGCTAGAGCAGGGAGACATGCGCTTGCGCGTTCGGTCTATAGAAACTGAACGCCTGCTGCGACGACAGAGCAGTATTCAGCTTTCAATCAGCTATGCTCTGTTGATCAGCGGTTTCACGCTTTCAGCTACTATCCTAGTGGTTAAGGATTATGTATGGCTGGCACTGCTGCCTGGTTTAATTGCAGTAGGGCTTTCAGTGATCCTGAT
- a CDS encoding DUF6825 family protein — translation MSNPLVQAFFVGRAVAEVVNERLEVALTDALSDLGKFDAEAREQLRQFTEEVLERANRATESANAGQATASTGQASSDSGDLQADIDELRAEIALLRTELQHYRRTSA, via the coding sequence ATGAGTAATCCCCTTGTGCAAGCCTTTTTCGTAGGCAGAGCGGTAGCAGAAGTAGTTAATGAGCGTTTAGAGGTCGCCTTGACCGATGCTTTGAGCGATCTGGGCAAATTTGATGCAGAAGCTAGAGAGCAGCTGCGCCAGTTTACAGAAGAAGTCCTAGAGCGGGCAAATCGGGCAACAGAATCAGCTAATGCTGGTCAAGCTACCGCAAGTACTGGGCAAGCCAGTTCTGATTCCGGTGACTTGCAAGCAGATATTGACGAATTAAGAGCAGAAATTGCCCTCTTACGAACAGAATTGCAACATTATCGCCGAACTTCTGCATAA
- the abc-f gene encoding ribosomal protection-like ABC-F family protein, producing MPKKSILLAENLAYNLSLDRTLFQGVDVNIDAGDRIALVGRNGIGKSTLLKILASQISPNIGSVLRHDMVYYLPQISTIRQEITAETVLSFLISISDEWWNIEEILQTQFHTTLDLSIPITNLSGGELTKLFLAIGLAQQPNLLLLDEPTNHMDLPALESLKQFLQDFAGAFVIVSHKPFFLEQVTDVIWELTPAGMKVYGGNFSHYREQKEIELEVALRSHEAARKELKRTQTTAMQEQQRAAQSSRNGRAKFLNGSIDRMAAGLIKTKAEVSTGTAKKKHEAAVAKANQKVVETKVKTTKVTSIQLEEKNHKRRNLINIQGANLRISERLLIQNIQLHISSGDRIAIIGANGSGKSSLVKAILGMENQTAVLESGEVLLTPAMKAVYLDQTYELVNRQYTILENMQAANPNLSYQLLRQQLGHFLFKYDDVHKSASILSGGELARLAIAMISISEIDLLILDEPTNNLDIETVEQMVVGINDYQGAIWVISHDIDFLSQINITQGFKLREKTLQTTTYLPSTPEQYYRELLECHK from the coding sequence ATGCCGAAAAAATCAATATTGTTAGCTGAGAATTTAGCATATAACCTCAGCTTAGATAGAACTTTGTTTCAAGGAGTTGATGTGAATATCGACGCGGGCGATCGCATTGCTTTGGTTGGTCGCAACGGAATAGGAAAATCAACCCTACTCAAGATACTTGCAAGTCAAATCAGCCCCAATATAGGCTCAGTTTTGCGTCATGACATGGTCTATTATTTGCCACAAATCAGTACTATCAGACAAGAAATTACAGCAGAGACAGTGCTTAGTTTTTTAATTTCTATCTCTGATGAATGGTGGAATATTGAAGAGATTTTACAAACACAATTTCACACAACCCTTGACCTCTCAATACCAATTACTAACTTGAGTGGTGGAGAACTTACTAAACTATTTCTGGCAATCGGTTTAGCTCAACAACCAAACTTGCTATTACTTGATGAGCCAACAAATCACATGGATTTGCCAGCGTTAGAAAGCTTAAAGCAGTTTCTTCAAGATTTTGCAGGTGCTTTTGTAATTGTCTCGCATAAGCCTTTTTTCTTAGAGCAAGTGACAGATGTCATCTGGGAACTTACACCTGCTGGTATGAAAGTATATGGCGGTAATTTCTCACACTATCGAGAGCAGAAAGAAATAGAGTTAGAGGTAGCATTGCGATCGCACGAAGCTGCCAGAAAGGAACTCAAACGTACTCAAACCACAGCGATGCAAGAACAGCAACGCGCAGCCCAATCTAGTCGCAACGGTCGCGCCAAGTTTCTTAATGGTAGTATTGACAGAATGGCAGCAGGACTAATTAAAACCAAAGCTGAGGTGTCTACCGGAACTGCGAAGAAGAAACATGAAGCAGCAGTAGCAAAGGCTAATCAAAAGGTTGTAGAGACGAAAGTCAAAACTACCAAAGTCACGAGTATTCAGCTAGAAGAAAAAAATCACAAGCGCCGAAATCTAATTAATATCCAGGGTGCGAATCTGAGGATATCAGAGCGTCTATTGATTCAAAATATTCAACTGCATATATCCTCTGGCGATCGCATTGCCATTATCGGCGCAAATGGTTCTGGTAAATCGAGTCTGGTAAAGGCAATTTTGGGAATGGAAAACCAAACAGCGGTTTTAGAATCAGGTGAAGTTTTGCTCACACCAGCGATGAAAGCTGTATATCTCGATCAAACCTACGAATTGGTAAATCGCCAATACACAATTCTGGAAAATATGCAAGCTGCCAATCCTAATTTGAGCTATCAGCTTTTACGTCAACAACTAGGACACTTTCTCTTTAAATATGATGACGTTCACAAAAGCGCCTCTATACTGAGTGGGGGTGAGTTGGCAAGACTAGCGATCGCTATGATTAGTATCTCAGAAATCGATCTGCTGATTCTCGATGAGCCAACTAATAACCTGGATATTGAAACTGTGGAACAAATGGTAGTAGGTATCAATGATTACCAAGGAGCTATTTGGGTAATTTCCCACGATATCGATTTCCTCAGCCAGATTAACATTACCCAAGGTTTCAAATTGAGGGAAAAAACTTTGCAAACGACGACTTATTTACCGAGTACACCAGAGCAATATTATCGAGAGTTGCTGGAATGTCATAAATAA
- a CDS encoding DUF5615 family PIN-like protein, with product MTLQYLIDENINPVYPNQIRLTEPDIAIKVVGESGTPAKSILDPEILCRCEDNNFILVTNNRTSMPGHLASIQT from the coding sequence ATGACACTGCAATATCTGATTGATGAAAATATCAATCCTGTATATCCAAATCAAATTAGGCTAACAGAACCTGATATTGCGATTAAAGTGGTAGGAGAATCAGGAACTCCAGCAAAAAGTATACTCGATCCAGAAATCCTGTGTAGGTGTGAGGATAATAATTTTATATTAGTAACAAATAACCGAACTTCTATGCCAGGACATTTAGCTTCAATCCAAACTTAA
- a CDS encoding Uma2 family endonuclease: MTIAQELDDQKGICQDVIFPPGDLYSDEPPLESELHLEQIMLLLKCLKWLWRDRNDFYAAGNLTIYYSPRQLKSEHFRGPDFFVVFGTERKTRKSWVVWEEDGKYPNVILEILSDSTANTDKDLKKKIYQDIFRTPDYFWFDPFTQEFAGFHLVDGEYQPLQPSEQGYLWSHQLGLYLGVYQGLLRFFTRDGQLVPTPEETAEQAEQKAERLAAKLRELNIDPDTI, translated from the coding sequence ATGACCATAGCTCAAGAATTAGATGATCAAAAAGGCATCTGCCAAGATGTTATATTTCCCCCTGGTGATTTATATAGTGACGAGCCTCCTTTGGAAAGCGAACTACATTTAGAGCAGATCATGCTCTTACTCAAATGCCTAAAATGGCTGTGGCGAGATAGAAATGATTTCTACGCGGCGGGAAACCTGACTATCTACTATAGTCCACGCCAACTTAAATCAGAACACTTCCGAGGGCCAGACTTTTTTGTAGTATTCGGAACTGAACGCAAAACCCGTAAAAGTTGGGTAGTTTGGGAAGAAGATGGTAAATATCCGAATGTAATTCTAGAAATTTTGTCTGACTCAACAGCTAATACTGACAAAGATTTAAAGAAAAAAATTTATCAAGATATCTTCCGCACACCCGATTATTTTTGGTTCGACCCTTTCACACAAGAATTTGCAGGATTTCATTTAGTAGATGGAGAATATCAACCTCTACAACCAAGTGAGCAAGGATATTTATGGAGCCATCAACTAGGGTTATATCTGGGAGTTTATCAGGGACTATTGCGGTTTTTTACACGAGATGGACAATTAGTACCAACACCGGAAGAAACGGCAGAACAAGCTGAACAAAAGGCCGAACGTTTGGCAGCAAAACTGCGCGAGTTAAATATCGACCCAGATACAATTTAA
- a CDS encoding CBS domain-containing protein produces the protein MDLILCHTTADFDALGAAVGLTRLLPGSKIVLTGGSHPTVRDFLALHRDEYPLIERRSVNSEKIRSLTVVDTQQRDRLGKAAEWLDLPNLKEIIIYDHHLGQESDIPATRSHLASVGAATTLIVEELQQQEISLTSSEATVMALGIHVDTGSLTFDQSTPRDALALAWLMQQGASLSVISTYRDPGLSLQLQQLLTEALENLEYLCLHGYTLAWVTLKTDAFVPGLSSLASELVELTEIDALLLANEYSFGESDSRLTIIGRSQIPKTNLNQLFQLLGGGGHSQAASLNLRGVDSQAILKQLLDGVKAQIPHPPTARDLMSSPVRTILPETTIAEAQRILLRYGHSGLSVVDTQGKLVGIISRRDLDVALHHGFSHAPVKGYMTTNLKTIAPDTTLPQIESLMVTYDIGRLPVLENEQLVGLVTRTDVLRELHQERDEDEEGEKFKIQNDANAAVTKFKIPLSTELQNRLAPQLWKLLTTASQEAEKRGWHLYLVGGAVRDLLLAEAASGTLMIKDIDLVVDGFHKSADVGAGVELAKALQQLYPAARLEIHGAFQTAALLWHKDPELDSLWVDIATARTEFYPYPAANPEVEASSIRQDLYRRDFTINALALRLTTPRAGELLDFFGGLLDLQAKQIRVLHPNSFIEDPTRIYRGVRFAVRFGFQIEPQTEEFIRYAINSGVYDRTAQENSKTPALQTRLKTELKHILEAPYWKSALQLLDNLGALQCIHPTLKLDAELLRQLRLLERCLRRFDAEQTLIHWEMRLEALIAHLAPQYRAKVAKNLQLQEDSIKRLQNLTSAQTEVMESLPKCQSPSQVVQLLRQYNLPKLILIALQSPRSLRHQIWKYLTVWTNVQPLLNGNDLKKLGYKPGPQYRQILDDMLAATLDRVIKDKTEAEEFLAKHYPK, from the coding sequence ATGGATTTAATTCTTTGCCACACAACAGCAGATTTTGACGCGCTAGGAGCGGCGGTAGGGTTAACGCGCCTATTACCAGGAAGTAAGATTGTGTTGACTGGCGGTTCTCACCCTACTGTACGGGATTTTTTAGCATTACATCGGGATGAATATCCACTGATTGAACGTCGTTCGGTGAATTCGGAAAAAATTCGTTCTCTGACTGTAGTGGATACACAACAGCGCGATCGCTTGGGTAAGGCTGCTGAGTGGTTAGATTTACCCAATTTAAAAGAGATTATAATTTATGACCATCACTTAGGACAAGAATCAGATATTCCCGCCACGCGATCGCATCTTGCCTCAGTAGGAGCCGCCACAACTTTAATCGTGGAGGAATTGCAACAACAAGAAATTTCCTTGACTTCCTCCGAAGCAACTGTGATGGCTTTGGGTATCCACGTTGACACTGGTTCCTTGACCTTTGACCAGTCTACCCCAAGGGATGCCTTAGCTTTGGCTTGGTTGATGCAACAAGGTGCAAGTTTATCGGTAATTTCTACCTACCGTGACCCTGGCTTGTCTTTGCAGTTGCAGCAGCTATTAACTGAGGCGCTGGAAAATTTAGAATATCTTTGCCTACATGGATATACCCTTGCTTGGGTAACTTTAAAAACCGATGCTTTTGTACCAGGGTTATCCAGTTTGGCATCAGAACTTGTGGAATTAACCGAAATTGATGCCCTACTGTTGGCTAATGAGTATTCTTTCGGTGAAAGTGATTCACGTTTAACTATAATTGGGCGATCGCAAATTCCCAAAACAAATCTTAACCAATTATTCCAACTTCTCGGTGGCGGTGGTCATTCACAAGCCGCATCCCTAAACTTAAGGGGAGTTGATTCACAGGCAATATTAAAACAACTCCTGGACGGAGTAAAAGCACAAATTCCCCATCCCCCCACTGCTAGGGATTTGATGTCTTCTCCTGTTCGCACAATTCTACCTGAAACCACAATTGCCGAAGCCCAGCGCATTTTATTACGCTATGGACACTCTGGTTTATCTGTAGTCGATACCCAAGGGAAATTAGTAGGTATTATTTCGCGCCGGGATCTTGATGTTGCGCTGCACCACGGATTTAGTCATGCGCCAGTTAAAGGCTATATGACCACAAATCTTAAAACGATCGCACCAGATACAACACTGCCACAAATTGAGTCGCTGATGGTGACTTATGATATCGGGCGCTTACCAGTATTGGAGAATGAACAGTTAGTTGGTCTGGTCACTCGTACTGATGTGTTGCGAGAATTACATCAAGAAAGGGATGAAGACGAAGAGGGAGAAAAATTCAAAATTCAAAATGACGCTAACGCTGCGGTAACAAAATTCAAAATTCCTCTCAGCACTGAGTTGCAAAATCGCCTTGCACCGCAATTGTGGAAATTACTCACCACAGCATCGCAAGAGGCGGAAAAACGGGGTTGGCATCTTTATCTTGTCGGGGGTGCGGTGCGGGATTTACTGTTAGCTGAAGCAGCATCGGGCACTTTGATGATTAAAGATATTGATCTTGTGGTTGATGGCTTTCACAAATCAGCAGATGTTGGTGCTGGTGTAGAATTAGCAAAGGCACTCCAACAACTTTACCCTGCTGCTCGTTTAGAAATCCACGGGGCTTTTCAAACTGCGGCTTTGTTGTGGCACAAAGACCCAGAATTAGATTCTCTATGGGTAGATATTGCCACCGCTAGAACAGAATTTTATCCCTATCCAGCAGCAAATCCAGAAGTTGAGGCGAGTTCTATTCGTCAAGACTTGTATCGTCGAGATTTTACCATCAATGCTCTTGCCTTGCGCCTTACTACTCCCCGTGCTGGTGAATTACTCGATTTCTTTGGCGGATTACTAGATTTACAAGCCAAGCAAATTCGAGTTTTACACCCCAATAGCTTTATCGAAGACCCCACCCGGATTTATCGTGGCGTGCGCTTTGCTGTGCGCTTCGGATTTCAAATTGAACCGCAAACTGAAGAATTTATCCGCTATGCCATCAACAGTGGCGTTTACGATCGCACTGCTCAAGAGAATAGCAAAACTCCAGCCCTGCAAACTAGACTGAAAACAGAATTAAAACATATCCTAGAAGCCCCCTACTGGAAATCGGCTTTGCAGTTACTAGATAACTTAGGGGCATTGCAATGTATCCATCCTACCCTGAAGCTAGACGCAGAACTGCTGCGACAATTACGCTTACTAGAACGATGCTTGCGGCGATTTGATGCTGAACAAACCCTCATCCATTGGGAAATGCGCTTAGAAGCCTTAATCGCCCATCTAGCACCACAATATCGGGCGAAAGTAGCAAAAAATCTGCAACTACAAGAAGATAGCATTAAACGCTTGCAAAACTTGACTTCTGCCCAAACTGAGGTGATGGAATCTTTGCCTAAGTGTCAAAGTCCCAGTCAAGTAGTGCAGTTGTTGCGACAGTACAACTTACCAAAGCTAATTTTAATCGCTTTGCAAAGTCCGCGATCGCTTAGACATCAAATTTGGAAATACTTAACTGTTTGGACTAATGTGCAGCCACTACTGAATGGGAATGATTTAAAGAAACTTGGTTACAAACCAGGCCCCCAGTATCGACAAATATTAGATGATATGCTTGCTGCTACTTTGGATAGAGTAATTAAAGATAAGACTGAAGCTGAGGAGTTTTTAGCCAAACACTATCCTAAATGA
- the psbZ gene encoding photosystem II reaction center protein PsbZ: protein MTIIFQFALIGLVLLSFVLVVGVPVAYATPQNWGESKKLLWVGSGVWIGLVFLVGLLNFFVV, encoded by the coding sequence ATGACCATAATATTCCAATTTGCCTTGATAGGTCTAGTCCTATTGTCCTTTGTCCTAGTTGTGGGCGTTCCAGTTGCTTACGCCACTCCTCAAAATTGGGGTGAATCTAAAAAACTACTCTGGGTTGGCTCTGGCGTCTGGATTGGTTTGGTGTTTTTAGTTGGTTTGTTAAACTTTTTTGTCGTGTAG
- the ribH gene encoding 6,7-dimethyl-8-ribityllumazine synthase translates to MAVFEGTFTQTEPLRFAVVIGRFNDLVTGKLLEGCQDCLKRHGVDPNPQGNQVDYVWVPGSFEVPLVARQLALSHRYDAVICLGAVIRGQTPHFDYVSAEVSKGIAAASFQTGVPVIFGILTVDTMQQALERAGIKGNHGWDYALNALEMASLMRQLRSNLEEPYSRNSQSLPASFQSASAGNLTVVESEELG, encoded by the coding sequence ATGGCAGTTTTCGAGGGAACTTTTACCCAAACGGAGCCTTTGCGGTTTGCAGTGGTGATTGGTCGATTCAATGACCTTGTTACCGGAAAGCTGCTAGAGGGATGTCAAGATTGCTTGAAACGCCACGGCGTAGATCCTAACCCCCAAGGTAATCAGGTAGACTATGTTTGGGTTCCAGGAAGTTTTGAGGTACCTTTAGTAGCCCGCCAACTAGCGCTTTCTCATCGTTATGATGCTGTAATTTGTCTGGGTGCAGTCATTCGAGGGCAAACACCCCATTTTGATTACGTCTCTGCCGAAGTTTCTAAAGGCATTGCCGCCGCTAGCTTTCAAACCGGAGTACCAGTAATTTTTGGCATTTTGACAGTAGATACTATGCAGCAAGCCTTAGAACGGGCAGGCATCAAAGGTAATCATGGTTGGGATTACGCCCTGAACGCCCTAGAAATGGCCAGCCTTATGCGGCAACTGCGTTCTAACCTAGAAGAGCCATATTCTCGAAATAGCCAGTCTTTGCCAGCTTCTTTTCAAAGTGCCAGTGCCGGCAATTTAACGGTAGTAGAGTCAGAAGAACTGGGCTAG